From the Pomacea canaliculata isolate SZHN2017 linkage group LG4, ASM307304v1, whole genome shotgun sequence genome, one window contains:
- the LOC112562612 gene encoding thioredoxin reductase 2, mitochondrial-like — protein MATWRRLLLRSLSFSRWSSIYTRRFYGSSSSKFDLVVIGGGSGGLACSKEAADLGRRVAVLDFVKPSAHGTKWGLGGTCVNVGCIPKKLMHQAAGLGHALVDARSFGWEVPEAVGFSWKRLTAGVQDYIKSLNWGYRVQLKDKKVEYLNAYGTLVDKHTVKAVNAKGKEQILTADNIVIAVGGRPHIPEIPGALEHAITSDDIFWKSEPPGKTLCIGGSYIALETAGILTGLGFDTTVMVRSICLRNFDQQMSRLVTDHMKREGTRFLWKSNPLKIEKRSNGRLLVTYSDIEGSNHQEEFDTVIMATGRRASTKSLELESVGVELLSGKVIGGFENDNEKSSVPNIYAIGDVLHGGLELTPVAIKAGKLLAHRLFGEEKRQMDYSKVPTTVFTPLEYGCVGLSEQDALLKYGEDFLEIYHAFYKPLEFTLPGRDAAECYIKVICHRHKPQQVLGIHLTGPNAGEIIQGFAVALRCKLSFAQLVQTVGIHPTSAEELVKLRITKRSGLDPTVTGC, from the exons ATGGCGACTTGGAGGCGGCTGCTGCTAAGGTCACTTTCATTTTCACGATGGTCTTCCATTTACACACGACGTTTTTATG GTTCTTCCAGCAGCAAGTTTGATCTGGTAGTGATAGGGGGTGGATCAGGAGGCTTGGCCTGCTCAAAAGAAG CTGCAGATCTTGGCCGGAGAGTTGCTGTATTAGACTTTGTAAAACCTTCTGCTCATG GGACCAAATGGGGACTGGGTGGAACGTGTGTAAATGTTGGCTGTATTCCCAAAAAGCTGATGCACCAGGCAGCTGGCTTGGGCCATGCCTTAGTTGATGCCAGGAGTTTTGGGTGGGAGGTGCCTGAAGCTGTTGGCTTTTCGTG gAAAAGGCTCACAGCAGGAGTACAGGACTATATTAAGTCATTGAACTGGGGTTACAGAGTTCAGTTGAAAGACAA GAAAGTTGAGTACCTAAATGCTTATGGAACCTTGGTGGACAAGCACACAGTCAAGGCTGTCAATGCCAAGGGCAAAGAG CAAATACTCACAGCTGATAACATAGTGATAGCAGTTGGAGGTCGCCCACATATACCTGAG ATACCTGGTGCATTAGAGCATGCTATAACTAGCgatgacattttctggaagTCAGAACCACCTGGTAAAAC GTTATGTATAGGGGGAAGTT ATATAGCCCTTGAGACAGCAGGTATTTTGACTGGCCTTGGGTTTGATACTACCGTGATGGTACGATCTATATGTCTACGAAACTTTGATCAG CAAATGTCCAGGTTAGTTACAGACCATATGAAAAGGGAAGGAACAAGGTTTTTATGGAAATCCAACCCTTTGAAGATTGAAAAGAGGAGCAATGGAAGATTGCTTGTAACATATTCAGACATAGAAGGTAGCAACCATCAAGAAGAATTTGACACCGTCATTATGGCAACAG gTCGAAGAGCATCAACTAAATCCCTGGAGCTGGAATCTGTTGGTGTCGAACTACTTTCTGGAAAAGTCATTGGTGGCTTTGAGAATGACAATGAGAAATCTTCTGTTCCAAACATTTATGCCATTGGAGATGTTTTACAT GGTGGACTAGAACTGACGCCAGTTGCTATTAAGGCAGGAAAGTTGTTAGCACATCGGCTatttggagaagaaaaaaggcaGATGGACTACAGTAAG GTGCCTACAACTGTCTTCACTCCATTAGAATATGGCTGTGTGGGACTGTCTGAACAGGATGCTCTTCTGAAATATGGCGAAGACTTTCTTGAG ATCTACCACGCTTTCTACAAACCACTGGAATTCACTCTTCCAGGCAGAGATGCTGCAGAATGCTACATCAAG GTTATATGCCATAGACACAAACCACAACAGGTCTTGGGGATCCATCTCACTGGACCTAATGCAGGAGAGATTATCCAGGGTTTTGCTGTTGCACTGAG GTGCAAGTTGTCCTTTGCCCAGCTGGTGCAGACAGTTGGCATACATCCAACCAGTGCAGAGGAATTGGTCAAACTGCGCATCACTAAAAGATCTGGCCTTGACCCCACTGTCACAGGTTGCTGA
- the LOC112561767 gene encoding vacuole membrane protein 1-like isoform X1: protein MMNRGLCEKELTSQTVIQLRTLLKERGLPTKGRKSVLVSRLRNFSKNHKMATMRQRGTSESNGVHKSQHTEVDDFSKVKKIVEMERQEREQLVLWRQPLSTLHYFSLEAVFLAQALCIRLWRRKKTVALSLVVMSIAYLIYNLEGQHQTVISAIQKKLLWYGYWVGLGILSSVGLGTGLHTFLLYLGPHIASVTLAAYECKSVDFPEPPYPNELVCPEKEDERVSMWTIMSKVRMEAIMWGAGTAIGELPPYFMARAARLSGAGLEDDDFEEIEELIHEKKEHPEELGIMEKAKLYVHNMVQKVGFFGILACASIPNPLFDLAGITCGHFLIPFWTFFGATLIGKAIIKMHIQKLFVIFLFSVHHVEKVIQLMGALPGVGKSLQTPFRDWLEKQRLKLHHKPGGGGTDSDGNLLSFIFEKVVLVMVFYFILSIINSMAQSYHKRRCRIQHALEKAEVINVTKVIKSSKD from the exons ATGATGAACCGTGGACTCTGCGAGAAGGAACTGACCAGCCAGACTGTAATACAGCTAAGGACCCTTTTGAAAGAAAGAGGTCTGCCCACTAAAGGACGGAAGTCTGTGCTG GTCAGTCGCTTGAGAAATTTCAGTAAGAACCATAAGATGGCTACCATGAGGCAGCGTGGCACTTCAGAGTCAAATGGTGTCCACAAGTCACAACACACAGAGGTTGATGATTTCAGTAAGGTGAAGAAGATTGTGGAAATGGAGCGCCAAGAGCGTGAACAACTTGTCCTATGGAGGCAGCCTTTGTCCACTTTGCATTATTTCTCCCTGGAAGCTGTATTTCTGGCTCAAGCACTATGCATAAG gttatggaggagaaaaaagacagTTGCCCTCTCTTTGGTCGTGATGAGCATTGCATATCTTATCTATAATCTTGAGGGACAACATCAGACT GTGATCTCTGCCATTCAGAAGAAACTGCTATGGTATGGGTACTGGGTTGGTTTGGGAATTCTTTCATCAGTTGGACTGGGAACTGGTCTCCATACATTCCTTTTGTACTTG GGTCCTCATATTGCCAGTGTGACATTGGCAGCCTATGAATGCAAGTCTGTGGATTTTCCTGAACCTCCATATCCAAATGA GCTGGTATGTCCAGAGAAGGAGGATGAGCGTGTGTCTATGTGGACGATCATGAGTAAAGTACGCATGGAAGCCATCATGTGG GGCGCAGGCACGGCCATTGGGGAGCTGCCACCATACTTCATGGCCCGGGCAGCTCGCCTGTCTGGTGCTGGGCTTGAAGACGATGACTTTGAGGAAATTGAAGAGCTGatacatgagaaaaaagaacacCCTGAAGAGCTG GGTATAATGGAGAAAGCCAAACTGTACGTTCACAATATGGTGCAAAAGGTTGGCTTCTTTGGCATTTTGGCCTGTGCTTCT ATACCAAATCCTCTCTTTGACTTGGCTGGCATCACCTGTGGTCATTTCCTGATCCCTTTCTGGACCTTTTTTGGGGCAACGCTTATTGGAAAGGCCATCATAAAAATGCATATACAG aagcTGTTTGTTATCTTTCTCTTCAGTGTCCATCATGTTGAGAAAGTCATACAGCTTATGGG tgCTCTGCCAGGGGTGGGGAAATCCCTTCAAACACCCTTTCGTGATTGGCTGGAGAAACAGAGGCTCAAACTGCATCACAAGCCAGGTGGTGGAGGAACTGACTCG GATGGCAACCTACTGTCCTTCATCTTTGAGAAGgtggtgctggtgatggtgttCTACTTCATTCTGTCCATTATTAACTCCATGGCACAGTCCTATCACAAACGCCGGTGTCGTATTCAGCATGCCTTGGAGAAAGCAGAGGTTATCAATGTCACTAAAGTCATCAAAAGCAGCAAAGATTAG
- the LOC112561767 gene encoding vacuole membrane protein 1-like isoform X2 → MATMRQRGTSESNGVHKSQHTEVDDFSKVKKIVEMERQEREQLVLWRQPLSTLHYFSLEAVFLAQALCIRLWRRKKTVALSLVVMSIAYLIYNLEGQHQTVISAIQKKLLWYGYWVGLGILSSVGLGTGLHTFLLYLGPHIASVTLAAYECKSVDFPEPPYPNELVCPEKEDERVSMWTIMSKVRMEAIMWGAGTAIGELPPYFMARAARLSGAGLEDDDFEEIEELIHEKKEHPEELGIMEKAKLYVHNMVQKVGFFGILACASIPNPLFDLAGITCGHFLIPFWTFFGATLIGKAIIKMHIQKLFVIFLFSVHHVEKVIQLMGALPGVGKSLQTPFRDWLEKQRLKLHHKPGGGGTDSDGNLLSFIFEKVVLVMVFYFILSIINSMAQSYHKRRCRIQHALEKAEVINVTKVIKSSKD, encoded by the exons ATGGCTACCATGAGGCAGCGTGGCACTTCAGAGTCAAATGGTGTCCACAAGTCACAACACACAGAGGTTGATGATTTCAGTAAGGTGAAGAAGATTGTGGAAATGGAGCGCCAAGAGCGTGAACAACTTGTCCTATGGAGGCAGCCTTTGTCCACTTTGCATTATTTCTCCCTGGAAGCTGTATTTCTGGCTCAAGCACTATGCATAAG gttatggaggagaaaaaagacagTTGCCCTCTCTTTGGTCGTGATGAGCATTGCATATCTTATCTATAATCTTGAGGGACAACATCAGACT GTGATCTCTGCCATTCAGAAGAAACTGCTATGGTATGGGTACTGGGTTGGTTTGGGAATTCTTTCATCAGTTGGACTGGGAACTGGTCTCCATACATTCCTTTTGTACTTG GGTCCTCATATTGCCAGTGTGACATTGGCAGCCTATGAATGCAAGTCTGTGGATTTTCCTGAACCTCCATATCCAAATGA GCTGGTATGTCCAGAGAAGGAGGATGAGCGTGTGTCTATGTGGACGATCATGAGTAAAGTACGCATGGAAGCCATCATGTGG GGCGCAGGCACGGCCATTGGGGAGCTGCCACCATACTTCATGGCCCGGGCAGCTCGCCTGTCTGGTGCTGGGCTTGAAGACGATGACTTTGAGGAAATTGAAGAGCTGatacatgagaaaaaagaacacCCTGAAGAGCTG GGTATAATGGAGAAAGCCAAACTGTACGTTCACAATATGGTGCAAAAGGTTGGCTTCTTTGGCATTTTGGCCTGTGCTTCT ATACCAAATCCTCTCTTTGACTTGGCTGGCATCACCTGTGGTCATTTCCTGATCCCTTTCTGGACCTTTTTTGGGGCAACGCTTATTGGAAAGGCCATCATAAAAATGCATATACAG aagcTGTTTGTTATCTTTCTCTTCAGTGTCCATCATGTTGAGAAAGTCATACAGCTTATGGG tgCTCTGCCAGGGGTGGGGAAATCCCTTCAAACACCCTTTCGTGATTGGCTGGAGAAACAGAGGCTCAAACTGCATCACAAGCCAGGTGGTGGAGGAACTGACTCG GATGGCAACCTACTGTCCTTCATCTTTGAGAAGgtggtgctggtgatggtgttCTACTTCATTCTGTCCATTATTAACTCCATGGCACAGTCCTATCACAAACGCCGGTGTCGTATTCAGCATGCCTTGGAGAAAGCAGAGGTTATCAATGTCACTAAAGTCATCAAAAGCAGCAAAGATTAG